From Amycolatopsis sp. YIM 10, the proteins below share one genomic window:
- a CDS encoding glycoside hydrolase family 9 protein, with amino-acid sequence MGNRARWRALTATGAVLAAGLLALPSAAVAAEYERVVNGDFATGEVNPWWNGSGTTGSVVGGEFCTKVTGGTVNGYDALVGQNGVAFEAGQSYTLKFDARATTPQPISAVAGESVDPYRQIARTDVALTPEPQSFTHTFESTLDFPGAGNGQLAFWFGGQSFDNTICVDNVSLVGGVKPPTGLEPAAPVRVNQVGYLPGLPKQASVANEATTPVPWTLKNSAGTAVASGQSTPKGLDPNSGENVHLVDFSAYETVGTGYTLTVGVDTSHPFDISPDVLKDLRYDSLSFFYHQRSGTPIEAEYAGAEYARPAGHLNVAPNQGDNDVPCLAGVACGYTLDVPGGWYDAGDHGKYVVNGGISVWQLLNEYERALRVGDAAALGDGKLAIPESGNGVPDILDEARWEVDFLLKMQVPDGNPLAGMAHHKIHDAQWTALPTLPHEDAQVRRLSAPSTAATLNLAAVAAQAARLWKNIDPAFSAQALTAAEKAYQAAKANPAKLADPNDGTGGGAYSDGTVTDEFYWAAAELFATTGKYQADVTGSPLYKGASFNTRGFDWGSTGALGDITLALVPTTLPAADVTAIKQAITTTADGHLSQMATQGHPAPYRTQDGSYEWGSNGLVANNGVVLALAYDFTQQPKYREGAFAVMNYLLGRNPVNYSYVSGWGDQPVRNVHHRHWANQLDPDLPIAPPGALSGGPNSALQDPIAAGLLQGCPAQRCFVDHIEAYSVNEVTVNWNSALAWLSNWTAEKSTVAPSSSCSVTYAANGWNTGLSASVTLKNTSAVVWNGWTLKFAFAGNEKLTHGWAATWSQKGAEVTAVNLPWNASVAPGGSVTIGFNASSSGPAITPASFAVNGSTCK; translated from the coding sequence ATGGGGAACAGAGCACGATGGCGTGCGCTGACCGCTACCGGCGCGGTGCTGGCCGCCGGTCTGCTGGCACTGCCGTCGGCCGCGGTGGCCGCCGAATACGAACGCGTGGTCAACGGGGATTTCGCCACCGGTGAGGTCAACCCGTGGTGGAACGGTTCGGGTACCACCGGTTCGGTGGTCGGCGGCGAGTTCTGCACGAAGGTCACCGGTGGCACGGTCAACGGCTACGACGCGCTGGTCGGGCAGAACGGGGTGGCCTTCGAAGCCGGGCAGTCCTACACGCTGAAGTTCGACGCGCGGGCGACCACGCCCCAGCCGATCTCGGCGGTGGCGGGGGAGTCGGTCGATCCGTACCGGCAGATCGCCAGGACCGACGTGGCGCTCACCCCGGAGCCGCAGAGCTTCACCCACACCTTCGAATCCACATTGGACTTCCCGGGCGCCGGCAACGGGCAGCTGGCCTTCTGGTTCGGCGGCCAGTCCTTCGACAACACCATCTGCGTGGACAACGTCTCGCTGGTCGGCGGCGTGAAACCGCCCACCGGACTCGAACCCGCCGCCCCGGTGCGGGTCAACCAGGTCGGCTACCTGCCTGGTCTGCCCAAGCAGGCGAGCGTGGCGAACGAAGCCACCACGCCGGTGCCGTGGACGCTGAAGAACTCGGCGGGCACCGCGGTCGCGAGTGGGCAGAGCACCCCGAAGGGCCTGGACCCGAACTCCGGCGAGAACGTGCACCTGGTCGACTTCTCCGCCTACGAAACGGTGGGCACCGGCTACACGCTCACCGTCGGCGTGGACACCAGCCACCCGTTCGACATCTCGCCGGACGTGCTCAAGGACCTGCGCTACGACTCGCTTTCGTTCTTCTACCACCAGCGCAGCGGCACGCCGATCGAGGCCGAGTACGCCGGTGCGGAGTACGCGCGGCCCGCCGGGCACCTGAACGTGGCGCCCAACCAGGGCGACAACGACGTGCCGTGCCTGGCCGGGGTCGCCTGCGGGTACACCCTCGACGTGCCCGGCGGCTGGTACGACGCGGGCGACCACGGCAAGTACGTGGTCAACGGCGGGATTTCGGTGTGGCAGCTGCTGAACGAGTACGAGCGGGCGCTGCGCGTCGGTGACGCGGCGGCGCTGGGTGACGGCAAGCTGGCCATCCCGGAGAGCGGGAACGGTGTGCCGGACATCCTGGACGAAGCCAGGTGGGAGGTCGACTTCCTGCTGAAGATGCAGGTGCCCGACGGTAATCCGCTGGCGGGCATGGCCCACCACAAGATCCACGACGCGCAGTGGACCGCGCTGCCCACGCTGCCGCACGAGGACGCGCAGGTGCGGCGCCTGTCCGCGCCGAGCACGGCGGCGACGCTGAACCTGGCCGCGGTGGCGGCACAGGCAGCCCGGTTGTGGAAGAACATCGATCCGGCGTTCTCCGCGCAGGCGCTGACCGCGGCCGAGAAGGCCTACCAGGCCGCGAAGGCGAACCCGGCGAAACTGGCCGACCCGAACGACGGCACCGGCGGCGGCGCCTACAGCGACGGCACGGTGACCGACGAGTTCTACTGGGCGGCCGCGGAGTTGTTCGCCACCACCGGGAAGTACCAGGCCGATGTCACCGGTTCGCCGCTGTACAAGGGCGCGAGCTTCAACACCCGCGGTTTCGACTGGGGTTCGACCGGCGCGCTCGGCGACATCACCCTGGCGCTGGTGCCGACCACGCTGCCCGCCGCGGACGTCACCGCGATCAAGCAGGCGATCACCACCACCGCGGACGGCCACCTGTCGCAGATGGCCACGCAGGGCCACCCGGCGCCGTACCGCACGCAGGACGGTTCGTACGAATGGGGCTCCAACGGGCTGGTCGCCAACAACGGCGTGGTGCTCGCGCTGGCATACGACTTCACCCAGCAGCCGAAGTACCGTGAAGGCGCGTTCGCGGTGATGAACTACCTGCTCGGGCGGAACCCGGTGAACTACTCCTACGTTTCGGGCTGGGGCGACCAGCCGGTGCGGAACGTGCACCACCGGCACTGGGCCAACCAGCTCGACCCGGACCTGCCGATCGCGCCGCCCGGCGCACTCTCGGGCGGGCCGAACAGCGCGCTGCAGGACCCGATCGCGGCCGGTCTGCTCCAGGGCTGCCCGGCGCAGCGGTGCTTCGTCGACCACATCGAGGCGTACTCGGTCAACGAGGTGACGGTGAACTGGAACTCGGCGCTGGCCTGGTTGTCGAACTGGACCGCGGAGAAGTCCACTGTGGCGCCTTCGTCGTCGTGCTCGGTGACGTATGCGGCGAACGGTTGGAACACCGGGCTTTCCGCTTCGGTGACGCTGAAGAACACCAGCGCTGTGGTGTGGAACGGGTGGACGCTGAAGTTCGCGTTCGCCGGGAACGAGAAGCTCACGCATGGGTGGGCGGCGACTTGGTCGCAGAAGGGGGCTGAGGTGACGGCGGTGAACTTGCCGTGGAACGCTTCGGTGGCGCCTGGCGGGTCGGTGACCATCGGGTTCAACGCGTCCAGTTCTGGTCCTGCGATAACCCCGGCCAGTTTCGCGGTGAATGGTTCCACTTGTAAGTAG
- a CDS encoding ABC transporter ATP-binding protein has translation MAAVTYAGASRVYPGKPPVRAVDQLDLDVADGEFLVLVGPSGSGKSTALRMLAGLEEIDEGTVRIGEQDVTSIPSRDRDIAMVFQNYALYPHMSVGENMGFALKLRRTPKAEIAERVLTAARLLDLEPYLDRKPKALSGGQRQRVAMGRAIVREPSVFLMDEPLSNLDAKLRVETRANIAALQRRLGTTTVYVTHDQVEAMTMGHRVAVLKDGLLQQCATPRELYDRPANSFVAGFIGSPSMNLLTVPITEGGARIGSYEVPLRRDHLRDTKWAGLTEITVGVRPEALRVTGAADDAIKLTVDLVEELGADALVHGTTPEDESLVLRIDGRLAPSMGKSLRIAVRDPNELHLFHPVTGERVNN, from the coding sequence ATGGCGGCAGTGACCTATGCCGGGGCGAGCCGGGTCTACCCCGGCAAGCCACCGGTGCGGGCGGTGGACCAGCTCGACCTGGACGTGGCCGACGGCGAGTTCCTGGTGCTGGTCGGGCCGTCCGGTTCGGGCAAGTCGACCGCGTTGCGCATGCTCGCCGGGCTGGAGGAGATCGACGAGGGCACCGTGCGGATCGGTGAGCAGGACGTCACCTCGATCCCCTCGCGGGACCGCGACATCGCGATGGTGTTCCAGAACTACGCGTTGTACCCGCACATGTCCGTCGGCGAGAACATGGGTTTCGCGCTGAAGCTGCGCCGCACGCCGAAGGCCGAGATCGCCGAACGGGTGCTCACCGCGGCGCGGCTGCTGGACCTGGAGCCCTACCTGGACCGCAAGCCGAAGGCGCTTTCGGGCGGGCAGCGGCAGCGGGTGGCGATGGGCCGGGCGATCGTGCGGGAGCCCTCGGTGTTCCTGATGGACGAGCCACTGTCCAATCTGGACGCCAAGCTGCGGGTGGAGACGCGGGCGAACATCGCCGCGCTGCAACGGCGGCTGGGCACCACGACGGTCTACGTCACGCACGACCAGGTCGAGGCGATGACCATGGGGCACCGCGTGGCGGTGCTCAAGGACGGCTTGCTGCAGCAGTGCGCGACCCCGCGTGAGCTGTACGACCGGCCCGCGAACTCGTTCGTGGCGGGCTTCATCGGTTCGCCGTCGATGAACCTGCTGACCGTGCCGATCACCGAAGGCGGGGCACGGATCGGCTCGTACGAGGTCCCGCTGCGACGCGACCACCTGCGCGACACGAAATGGGCGGGCCTCACGGAAATCACGGTCGGTGTGCGTCCGGAGGCGCTGCGCGTGACCGGCGCGGCCGACGACGCGATCAAGCTGACGGTCGACCTGGTCGAAGAACTCGGCGCCGACGCGCTGGTGCACGGCACCACCCCGGAAGACGAGTCGCTGGTGCTGCGCATCGACGGCCGCCTGGCGCCCAGCATGGGCAAGTCGCTGCGGATCGCCGTGCGGGACCCGAACGAACTGCACCTGTTCCACCCGGTGACCGGAGAACGCGTCAACAACTGA
- a CDS encoding GH1 family beta-glucosidase, with protein MSTIPQELATEPDLRFPEKFLWGAATASFQVEGSTTADGRVPSIWDTFCAKPGAVRNGDTGDPAADHYRLMTKDVQLMAELGLGAYRFSLAWPRIGTDPARPNRTGLDFYRRLVDTLLEHGITPWPTLYHWDLPQSLEDRGGWANRDTAYRFAEYTEAVLTALGDRVDTWTTLNEPWCSAFAGYGSGRHAPGRTEPDAAVASAHHLMLAHGLAIGVIRAHGRSSAGVTLNLFPVHAANPDDMADVEAARRVDGVQNRIFLEPILQARYPLDVLDDLAPYGINEVIKDGDLTTIAAPIDMLGVNYYRDHHVSGHSDAGSGLPSEWVGVEYASFPARGLPLTDSGWETNPGELTSLLVDLHRKYPRLPLYVTENGAAYPDHLTADGTIDDHDRVRFLESHLAAAHAAIDRGVDLRGYFYWSLLDNFEWAEGYAKRFGLVHVDYGTQRRTPKLSARRYSRIIRENGLSAEGVS; from the coding sequence ATGTCGACTATTCCTCAGGAGCTCGCCACCGAACCGGACCTGCGGTTCCCGGAGAAGTTCCTCTGGGGCGCGGCGACGGCCTCGTTCCAGGTGGAGGGGTCCACCACCGCGGACGGGCGGGTTCCGTCCATCTGGGACACGTTCTGCGCGAAGCCCGGAGCGGTGCGCAATGGGGACACCGGCGACCCGGCGGCCGACCACTACCGGCTGATGACCAAGGACGTGCAGCTGATGGCCGAACTCGGCCTCGGCGCGTACCGGTTCTCGCTGGCCTGGCCGCGCATCGGCACCGATCCCGCCCGCCCCAACCGGACCGGGCTGGACTTCTACCGGCGCCTGGTGGACACGCTGCTCGAGCACGGCATCACCCCGTGGCCAACGCTGTACCACTGGGACCTGCCGCAGTCGCTGGAGGACAGGGGGGGCTGGGCGAACCGCGACACCGCCTACCGCTTCGCCGAGTACACCGAGGCGGTGCTGACCGCGCTCGGTGACCGGGTGGACACCTGGACCACGCTGAACGAGCCGTGGTGCTCGGCCTTCGCCGGGTACGGCAGCGGCCGCCACGCACCGGGCCGGACCGAGCCCGACGCCGCGGTCGCCTCCGCGCACCACCTGATGCTGGCGCACGGCCTCGCCATCGGCGTGATCCGCGCGCACGGCCGGTCATCGGCGGGCGTCACGCTCAACCTGTTCCCGGTGCACGCGGCGAACCCGGACGACATGGCCGACGTGGAGGCCGCGCGCCGGGTGGACGGCGTGCAGAACCGGATCTTCCTGGAGCCGATCCTGCAGGCGCGCTACCCGCTCGACGTGCTCGACGACCTGGCGCCGTACGGCATCAACGAGGTGATCAAGGACGGTGACCTGACCACCATCGCCGCGCCGATCGACATGCTCGGCGTGAACTACTACCGCGACCACCACGTTTCGGGCCATTCGGACGCCGGCTCCGGGCTGCCGTCGGAATGGGTGGGCGTGGAGTACGCGAGCTTCCCGGCCCGCGGGTTGCCGCTGACCGACTCCGGCTGGGAGACCAACCCCGGCGAGCTGACCTCGCTGCTGGTCGACCTGCACCGGAAGTACCCGCGTTTGCCGTTGTACGTCACCGAAAACGGGGCGGCCTACCCCGACCACCTCACCGCCGACGGCACCATCGACGACCACGACCGCGTGCGGTTCCTGGAGTCGCACCTGGCCGCCGCGCACGCGGCGATCGACCGCGGGGTGGACCTGCGGGGTTACTTCTACTGGTCGCTGCTGGACAACTTCGAGTGGGCCGAGGGGTACGCGAAGCGGTTCGGACTGGTGCACGTGGACTACGGCACGCAGCGGCGCACACCGAAGCTGAGCGCACGGCGGTATTCGCGGATCATCCGCGAGAACGGCCTCAGCGCGGAAGGGGTCTCCTGA
- a CDS encoding carbohydrate ABC transporter permease: protein MTLTTSRPAPAARPKVAKLGRPNFFVYATLAVFVLGSLFPFYWSFLVASRDSGMLTERVPPLLPGGNFFANAVEVFDSVAFWKSMGNSILVATSVTLTTVLFSSLAGFAFAKLRFRGRDPLFVFIVVTLAVPTQLGVIPLFIAMSELGWAGGLQAVIVPNLVTAFGVFWMRQYTVDAVPYELVEAARVDGCSMIRIFWHVCLPAVRPAAAVLAMFTFMTSWNDFLWPLIVLDAGNPTVQLALEQLQSGYYTNYSLVLAGTTLATIPILIVFLLLGRQIVAGIMQGAVKG, encoded by the coding sequence ATGACGCTGACCACTTCGCGGCCCGCCCCCGCGGCCCGCCCGAAGGTCGCCAAGCTGGGCAGGCCGAACTTCTTCGTCTACGCCACGCTCGCGGTTTTTGTGCTCGGCTCGCTGTTCCCGTTCTACTGGTCGTTCCTGGTGGCCAGCCGGGACAGCGGCATGCTCACCGAACGCGTGCCGCCGCTGCTGCCCGGCGGGAACTTCTTCGCCAACGCGGTCGAGGTGTTCGACTCGGTGGCGTTCTGGAAGTCGATGGGCAACAGCATCCTGGTGGCCACCTCGGTCACCCTGACCACGGTGCTGTTCTCCTCGCTGGCCGGGTTCGCCTTCGCCAAGCTGCGTTTCCGCGGCCGCGACCCGCTGTTCGTGTTCATCGTGGTGACGCTGGCGGTGCCGACGCAGCTCGGTGTGATCCCGCTGTTCATCGCGATGTCGGAACTGGGCTGGGCCGGCGGGCTGCAGGCGGTGATCGTGCCGAACCTGGTCACCGCCTTCGGTGTCTTCTGGATGCGTCAGTACACAGTGGACGCGGTGCCGTACGAACTGGTCGAGGCGGCCAGGGTGGACGGGTGCAGCATGATCCGCATCTTCTGGCACGTCTGCCTGCCCGCGGTGCGCCCGGCGGCCGCGGTGCTGGCCATGTTCACCTTCATGACCTCGTGGAACGACTTCCTCTGGCCGCTGATCGTGCTGGACGCCGGAAACCCCACCGTCCAGCTGGCACTGGAGCAGCTGCAGAGCGGCTACTACACCAACTACTCACTGGTGCTCGCCGGTACCACGCTGGCCACCATTCCCATCTTGATCGTCTTCCTCCTGCTGGGCCGCCAGATCGTGGCCGGCATCATGCAAGGCGCTGTGAAAGGGTGA
- a CDS encoding carbohydrate ABC transporter permease — MTVVQAPRRDDRTPAVPPRPTFRQRLSKWDVKFSPYVYIAPFFVVFGLVGLFPLLYTAYVSLYDWEIGDDEPPFVGFDNYVQLFGDGQFWNAVGNTLSIFVLSSGPQVVIAVLLAALLNTRLRGPTGWRIGILLPYAASLVAIGIIFANLFGNQYGLLNSILEMFGIDRIDWQAGTLSSHVAIATMVNWRWTGYNALIVLAAMQAIPKEINEAAVVDGAGPVRRFISVTLPLLRPTLIFVVITSTIGGLQIFTEPKLFDVGQGSNNGGSSNQFQTVTLYMYQQGFENFDLGYASAIAWVLFLLIVVIALVNFLITRRLAATEGGRR, encoded by the coding sequence ATGACCGTTGTGCAGGCCCCGCGGCGGGACGACCGGACTCCGGCCGTCCCGCCGCGGCCCACCTTCCGGCAGCGACTGTCCAAATGGGACGTCAAATTCTCGCCCTACGTCTACATCGCCCCGTTCTTCGTGGTGTTCGGGCTGGTCGGGCTGTTCCCGCTGCTCTACACCGCCTACGTCTCGCTCTACGACTGGGAGATCGGTGACGACGAACCCCCGTTCGTCGGCTTCGACAACTACGTCCAGCTCTTCGGCGACGGCCAGTTCTGGAACGCGGTCGGCAACACGCTGTCGATCTTCGTGCTCTCCAGCGGACCGCAGGTCGTGATCGCGGTGCTGCTCGCCGCGCTGCTGAACACCCGGCTGCGCGGCCCGACGGGCTGGCGGATCGGCATCCTGCTGCCCTACGCGGCCAGCCTGGTCGCCATCGGCATCATCTTCGCCAACCTGTTCGGCAACCAGTACGGCCTGCTGAACTCGATCCTGGAGATGTTCGGCATCGACCGGATCGACTGGCAGGCAGGCACGCTGTCCAGCCACGTGGCCATCGCGACGATGGTGAACTGGCGCTGGACCGGGTACAACGCGCTGATCGTGCTCGCCGCGATGCAGGCCATCCCGAAGGAGATCAACGAGGCCGCGGTCGTCGACGGCGCGGGGCCGGTGCGCCGGTTCATCAGCGTCACGCTGCCGCTGCTGCGCCCGACGCTGATCTTCGTGGTGATCACCTCGACCATCGGCGGGCTGCAGATCTTCACCGAGCCGAAGCTGTTCGACGTCGGGCAGGGCTCGAACAACGGCGGTTCGAGCAACCAGTTCCAGACCGTGACGCTGTACATGTACCAGCAGGGCTTCGAAAACTTCGACCTCGGTTACGCCTCGGCCATCGCCTGGGTGCTGTTCCTGCTGATCGTGGTGATCGCGCTGGTCAACTTCCTGATCACCCGGCGGCTGGCCGCCACCGAAGGAGGGCGTCGATGA
- a CDS encoding extracellular solute-binding protein — MRNRPRRTLTLTTILATTALLAGACGSSGSGEPADSGGPIELTIATFGEFGYEELLREYQTIHPNIKVTERKTGKAGPHHQNLIAKLGAGSGLADIEAIEEGHLSNVLDKASRFNDLSQIGPADAGADRWLPWKYEAAKSKDGKLIGYGTDSGPLAMCYRKDLLEAANMPSDPQSVKALFSTWETYFQAGQEYVQKSGGKPWFDSAAQNFNAMVNQQEVGYLDRNDKLTLDNNAGIKKAWDQVTAAVGQGQSAKLTAFSNEWNSGFKEGAFATKSCPAWMIGVIKEQSGPDNAGKWAVTDAFPGGGGNWGGSYLSVPTQTKHPKEAAELAAWLTAPEQQLKAFEAKGTFPSQVKALESPRLAAQTEPFFAGEPKIGELFAAQARKIAQPQYKGPGDGQIQENVSTPALQAVEQGTAPAQGWQQLVDGAKKIVG; from the coding sequence GTGCGAAACCGGCCAAGAAGAACACTCACCCTGACGACGATCCTCGCGACGACGGCCCTGCTGGCCGGCGCGTGCGGTTCGTCCGGCAGTGGCGAACCGGCGGATTCAGGCGGGCCGATCGAACTGACGATCGCCACCTTCGGCGAATTCGGCTACGAGGAGTTGCTGCGGGAGTACCAGACGATCCACCCCAACATCAAGGTCACCGAGCGCAAGACCGGCAAGGCGGGCCCGCACCACCAGAACCTGATCGCCAAGCTCGGCGCGGGCTCGGGTCTCGCCGACATCGAGGCGATCGAGGAGGGCCACCTGTCCAACGTGCTGGACAAGGCCTCCCGGTTCAACGACCTGAGCCAGATCGGACCGGCCGACGCCGGCGCCGACCGCTGGCTGCCGTGGAAGTACGAGGCGGCCAAGAGCAAGGACGGCAAGCTGATCGGCTACGGCACCGACAGCGGCCCGCTGGCCATGTGCTACCGCAAGGACCTGCTGGAGGCGGCGAACATGCCGTCCGACCCGCAGAGCGTCAAGGCGCTGTTCAGCACCTGGGAGACCTATTTCCAGGCCGGGCAGGAGTACGTGCAGAAGTCCGGCGGCAAGCCGTGGTTCGACTCGGCGGCGCAGAACTTCAACGCCATGGTCAACCAGCAGGAGGTCGGCTACCTCGACCGCAACGACAAGCTGACCCTGGACAACAACGCCGGCATCAAGAAGGCGTGGGACCAGGTGACCGCGGCCGTCGGGCAGGGCCAGTCGGCCAAGCTGACCGCGTTCAGCAACGAGTGGAACAGCGGCTTCAAGGAAGGCGCGTTCGCCACCAAGTCCTGCCCGGCGTGGATGATCGGCGTGATCAAGGAGCAGAGCGGCCCGGACAACGCGGGCAAGTGGGCCGTCACCGACGCCTTCCCCGGCGGCGGCGGGAACTGGGGCGGGTCCTACCTGAGCGTGCCGACCCAGACCAAGCACCCGAAGGAAGCCGCCGAACTGGCCGCCTGGCTGACCGCGCCCGAGCAGCAGCTGAAGGCCTTCGAGGCCAAGGGCACCTTCCCCAGCCAGGTCAAGGCACTGGAGTCGCCGCGGCTGGCCGCGCAGACCGAACCGTTCTTCGCCGGTGAGCCCAAGATCGGTGAGCTGTTCGCCGCGCAGGCCCGCAAGATCGCGCAGCCGCAGTACAAGGGTCCCGGTGACGGGCAGATCCAGGAGAACGTGAGCACCCCCGCGCTGCAGGCGGTGGAGCAGGGCACCGCGCCGGCGCAGGGCTGGCAGCAGCTGGTCGACGGCGCCAAGAAGATCGTCGGGTAA
- a CDS encoding LacI family DNA-binding transcriptional regulator — MAVEAGVSRGTVSRVVNGSLEVSPRALKAVQEAIQKLGYVPNQAARSLVTRRSDTVLLVVSESEARVFGEPFFGSLVRGLSQELSTTSLQLQLMMASTARQHDRVEQLVRNGHVDGVALISLHGDDPLPRNLVAAGAPVALNGRPMSDIGAVPYVDADNLSGAKAATEYLYQQGRRRIATITGPQDMAAGIDRLSGYRSALRGRRGGARLVAQGDFGQASGEAAMRELLEKDPQVDAVFAASDLMAAGALRALRTAGRRVPDDVAVIGFDDSDIARNIDPTLTSVAQPVGQMGRELAKLLIAQIREPETRLSPVILPTELVTRESA, encoded by the coding sequence GTGGCGGTGGAGGCCGGCGTGTCCCGTGGCACCGTCTCCCGGGTGGTGAACGGCTCCCTCGAGGTGAGCCCGCGCGCGCTCAAGGCCGTCCAGGAAGCGATCCAGAAACTGGGCTACGTCCCCAACCAGGCGGCGCGGAGCCTGGTCACCCGACGCAGTGACACGGTGCTGCTGGTGGTCTCCGAATCCGAGGCGCGGGTCTTCGGCGAACCGTTCTTCGGCAGCCTGGTGCGCGGGCTGAGCCAGGAGCTGTCCACCACCTCGCTGCAACTGCAGTTGATGATGGCGAGCACCGCCAGGCAACACGACCGAGTGGAACAATTGGTGCGCAACGGACATGTCGACGGGGTCGCGCTGATCTCGCTGCACGGCGACGACCCGCTCCCCCGCAACCTGGTCGCGGCCGGCGCACCGGTCGCGCTCAACGGCAGGCCGATGTCCGACATCGGCGCCGTGCCCTACGTCGACGCCGACAACCTCTCCGGCGCCAAGGCCGCCACCGAGTACCTCTACCAGCAGGGCAGGCGGCGCATCGCGACCATCACCGGCCCGCAGGACATGGCCGCCGGCATCGACCGCCTCAGCGGCTACCGCTCGGCCCTGCGCGGCCGCCGCGGTGGCGCGCGCCTGGTCGCGCAGGGCGATTTCGGCCAGGCCAGCGGTGAGGCCGCGATGCGCGAACTGTTGGAAAAGGACCCGCAGGTCGACGCCGTTTTCGCGGCGAGTGACCTGATGGCCGCCGGCGCGCTGCGGGCGCTGCGCACCGCGGGCAGGCGGGTGCCCGACGACGTGGCGGTGATCGGGTTCGACGACTCCGACATCGCGCGCAACATCGATCCGACGCTCACCAGCGTGGCCCAGCCGGTCGGCCAGATGGGCCGCGAGCTGGCGAAACTGCTGATCGCCCAGATCCGTGAGCCGGAGACCCGGCTCAGCCCGGTCATCCTGCCCACCGAGCTGGTCACCCGCGAATCCGCCTGA
- a CDS encoding glycoside hydrolase family 6 protein: MAISKRFAALGAVVCALAVVVPGGSGLAAESVFYVDPGTSSAQWVAANPGDSRTPVIRDRIARVPQARWFTTTNTGTVRSQVDGFVGAAAAAGKIPILVVYNVPNRDCGGASGGGAPSHPAYRQWVDQVAAGLAGRPAAIVLEPDVLPLMTNCQTPAQQAETSASMAYAGKALKAGSGQAKVYFDIGHSAWLNPGEAAARLKAADISGSADGISTNVSNYRNTSDEINFVKSVLGAVGDGRLRAVIDTSRNGKGPAGSEWCDPPGRAIGTPSTTETGDGQIAAFLWVKLPGEADGCIAPAGQFVPQRAYELATA; encoded by the coding sequence ATGGCGATCAGCAAGCGGTTCGCCGCACTGGGCGCGGTGGTGTGCGCCCTCGCGGTGGTGGTTCCCGGTGGCTCCGGCCTGGCGGCCGAGTCGGTGTTCTATGTGGACCCCGGAACGAGTTCGGCCCAGTGGGTGGCCGCGAATCCGGGTGACTCGAGAACGCCGGTCATCCGGGACCGGATCGCCCGCGTTCCCCAGGCACGGTGGTTCACCACCACCAACACGGGCACGGTTCGATCCCAGGTGGACGGTTTCGTCGGCGCCGCGGCGGCGGCGGGCAAGATCCCGATCCTGGTGGTCTACAACGTGCCGAACCGGGACTGCGGCGGCGCGAGTGGTGGCGGTGCGCCGTCGCACCCGGCTTACCGTCAATGGGTCGACCAGGTGGCCGCCGGACTGGCCGGCCGCCCGGCGGCGATCGTGCTCGAACCCGACGTGCTGCCGTTGATGACCAACTGCCAGACCCCGGCGCAGCAGGCCGAGACCAGTGCCTCGATGGCTTATGCCGGAAAGGCGCTGAAAGCGGGTTCCGGGCAGGCGAAGGTCTACTTCGACATCGGCCATTCGGCGTGGCTGAATCCGGGTGAGGCGGCCGCGCGGTTGAAAGCGGCCGACATTTCCGGGAGTGCGGACGGAATCTCCACGAATGTCTCGAACTACCGGAATACTTCGGACGAGATCAATTTCGTGAAGTCCGTTCTCGGCGCGGTCGGCGACGGCCGCCTGCGCGCGGTGATCGACACTTCCCGCAACGGCAAGGGACCCGCGGGCAGTGAATGGTGCGACCCGCCGGGCCGGGCCATCGGCACCCCGAGCACCACCGAGACCGGCGACGGCCAGATCGCCGCTTTCCTGTGGGTCAAGCTACCCGGTGAGGCGGACGGCTGCATCGCGCCCGCCGGGCAGTTCGTGCCGCAGCGGGCGTACGAGCTGGCCACCGCCTGA